TGCGGAATGTTTAAATCTGcagctttctttttcttgtacggtggTGCACTTTTGTCTGCGAGGATAATGCAGTTTTTTTTGCGCTGGCCACTCATTTCAATGCATCATGgaaatttgttttattcaaaatgtttttccTTGGGGGCTGCAACATATTTTGCACAAACAAGAAATGCGTcttaagtgaatttgtattaagAAGTAATTGACAgtaagcgactgctaaatttggctGGGACCATGTCGAAAATGTGTCGTATTGGAAAATTTGCTTTATCCGAGTTTATTTAAATGACAGTTGGCTGAATGTAGATTACACTCCAATTTCTTATTTTGTATCCTTAGCGTAGAAGTAAGTAACCGTTACAGAATTATGAATGAACACAAAAAAGCCGAAGCAGCAAACGTGGTGCCTCAAACAGCTGAGTGAGTTAGCTGGGTTTGTAGGACAGTAACTGGAGCCCATCCAGGGCTCTGCGGCCGGCTCTGTGATCACTGAATACTGTTTTAAACCTTGAGCATCAACAGTCAATAGATGTAAAAGCTGAACCAGCTGTTTTCTAGAATAAACAATGCCAATagcagtgtaacaggcagtgttgtgtgatgcgctGTCGTTATGGATTCTGTCACCTGAGGGTGAGAAGAGATGAGGTTAAACGCTCTAAAACCAGCAAAGCAGATAAGCCTGgctcttctgcattgtggttTTAGATACTGTGAGCTTACTTGTAGTTAGAGGCTAACGTGTTACAAGTCTACTTCAGCTTTACCAAATCTGTATCAAGCTGAGGGTTATATACAAACTATAGTACGTAGAAGAAGACGATGTGCTGCATTTCAAATTGTAATGAAAACAAGATCAAGAAAAGAGACTTTTGTTCTTTCTGAATTTCAGATTTCCCCATGTCTAGATACAGTAAATCAGTGTtttactactgtgtgtgtgtatatatatatatatatatatatataatatatatatacagacgtgctcaaatttgttggtaccccttcacaaaaaacgaagaatgcacaattttctctgaaataacttgaaactgacaaaagtaattggcatccaccattgtttattccatatttaatagaaatcagactttgcttttgattttttattcaacataatattgtaaataagaaaacaaatgaaaatggcatggacaaaaatgatgggaccgctaacctaatattttgttgcacaacctttagaggcaatcactgcaatcaaacgttttctgtagctctcaatgagacttctgcacctgttaacaggtagtttggcccactcttcctgagcaaactgctccagctgtctcaggtttgatgggtgccttctccagactgcaagtttcagctctttccatagatgttcgataggattcagatcaggactcatagaaggccacttcagaatagtccaatgttttgttcttatccattcttgggtgcttttagctgtgtgttttgggtcattatcctgttggaggacccatgacctgcgactgagacagagctttctgacactgggcagtacgtttcgctccagaatgccttgttagtcttgagatttcattgtgccctgcacagattcaaggcaccctgtgccaggcgcagcaaagcagccccaaaacataaccgagcctcctccatgtttcactgtaggtatggtgttcttttctttgaaagcttcattttttcgtctgtgaacatagagctgatgtgacttgccaaaaagctccagttttgactcatctgtccaaaggacattctcccagaaggattgtggcttgtcaatatgcattttagcaaattccagtctggcttttttatgtttttctttcaaaagtggagtcctcctgggtcttcttccatggagcccactttcgctcaaaaagcgacagatggtgcgatcagaaactgacgtatcttcaccttggagttcagcttgtatctctttggcagttatccttggttctttttctaccattcgcactatccttctgttcaatctggggtcgattttcctcttgcggccatgcccagggaagttggctacagttccatggaccttacacttcttaataatatttgcaactgttgtcacaggaacatcaagctgcttggaaatggtcttgtagcctttaccttgaccatgcttgtctattattttctttctgatctcctcagacaactctctcctttgctttctctggtccatgttcagtgtggtgcacacaatgataccaaacagcacagtgactacttttctccatttaaataggctgaatgactgattacaagattggagacatgtgtgatactaattaaagaaactaattagtttgaaatatcactataatccaattatttattatcttttctaaggggtaccaacaaatgtgtccaggccattttagaatatctttgtagaataagcaataattcatctcttttcacagcttctttgctttattctatgacatactaaaggcatgcaagtatacatggtaaaatagcttttaatttcatcacttttcaggaggaatgaagcattatttcaatgagctgtaagggtaccaacaaatttgagcacgtctgtatatatatatatatatatatatatatatatatatatatatatatatatatatatatatatacagtaccatacatttacaaatgtacagtaaccaTAGATTAGCATTTACCATGCATTAACTTAGTttactatgcatttcccatagattagtttttactatgcttttccaCGCTATACCATACTTCCCAGTGCTTCATCATCGTTTACTTTTCTAAACTTGGCCATGATTTTAACCTGACATACTCCTTGTGTCCCTCATCAGGGTGCCTGATGAAATGCTGCCCCTTTACAATATCAGTGGTAACATGAGTATTAAAGTGGGATGTTAAGTGTGCTTCTTTCTCATTCTCCCATCTTTCAGGGACACTGCAGGACAGGAACGTTACCAGACCATCACCAAACAGTATTATAGACGAGCCCAGGTAGGACACATGTCCAAACAGACTCCCCACCCACTCATTCTGCATTGGTCGTGAATGACTAATATACAGGGTAACACTGCACCTGTGGGACTGACTGCTCATTTCAGTCAGCAACATATTTAGTCAGCAAATGTCTTTCGCAGTCGTTCTGCATTTTGTTCTAATACTTTAATACATTTGGTTGCTTTATTACTAATGTATTGCTTTTGTATACCACTCATGCGGCTGAATTTCCATAATTCAGTGTTATCCCTTATAAGAGttgaccacagtatttttgcaattttaccatgcatttactgtatcatagttgaccctggtttgccatatttttaaatatgctttacaatgctttcttaAGCTTTACCgcactttcactgtgctttattacactttgctgtcaCGACCGGATCACTTTATTTCATTTCATCACACTGCGATGCAAATACGTTGTATTGCTAAGCATACTGCATATTAAAACTCTATTTAAAACCATTGATATTCACAAAATAACTAACATTTTAAGAATGAAGTATTTCAATATGAGAACACTTTAGAGGAATTTCAAGCACTTCAGAACACCAGGTCTGAAGATTGTACTTTTCTACATTCAGCTCACCTGTAGGAAGGGACAAGCTTCATACTGCCTTATAAAAAAAGATACAACTAAACATTACTGTACAGCACCTTCAGATGAGTTCAGGTCCCTACAGCATATTCTTATTGATATATTATTTATAGCAATTATGAACATTCGCCCAAGGGCTTGTTGTTATCTTTGTCTCTCGCGATTTTAAGTCAAAGCTTAAAACTGTTTTCCTTAGCTATTATGAAATAATCTGCAGGCCAAATAATTGTCTTCTTTATAAACTCCCTTGTTGCTTATGCAAACTTAGCTCCTTAAGATGAAATCCTTTTAAACAGGGAATTGTTTGAAACTGTTTTAAGCTCTTAAAATCTTTATCAAGTTCTTATTTTGTAAAGTATAACCATGGAGGGAATGTATCTGtgcgtattaaaaaaaataaatgaatactgaGTACTACGTTGAGAACAGCCTTGTATTGCACTAAAACTAAATCAGTATTCTGAAGAGTTGATACTCTATAGATTAACTGTGCTATACAAacaattgctttcaatacctcaAAGGTCCCTTCTTCAGGTAAGTGGATATTTAAAGAAACAGATTTTTGTCAGATTTTTGGAATAATAGAATAGTGACAATTCTTCGGCTCTTGATATAAATGTCTGTTGACaggttaataattacatttttggggTAATATTTAACCCTTTTTTATCCACTTTTGAAACTCCTTTTTGAGcccctttctgtttgttttccagGGAATCTTTCTAGTCTATGACATCACAAGTGAACGGTCCTTTCAACACATCATGAAGTGGGCTAGTGATGTAGACGAGGTAAGCTTTTCCATTTGTATCTTCAATCGGCAGATTCGGCACGGTGCACCTTCCTTCTAATGGACTTCAGATGCACTGTTTATAAAAACACTTGCAAAAAACCTTctttttgaattgttttgtaaatTGTCAGCTTCTCGTAGGATCAGGTTTACATAAATCACATGGAGGGATGTCTTATGTTTTCTCTGcttttaatgtaattatttgaATTGTAATTGAAACAAACAGATAACACCTGCAACCATAGGTTACATTTTTACACCAGTTACAGTATACTCCAAGTACACTATACATCCTCTAGTTACAGCTATCACATGACAGGTCCTGGATTTGAATAGTCAATTATGGGTCAGATGGCTCACTGAGTAAACACACTGCCgtttggagtgcagggtgagtaatGCAAGCGTGGTTCAAATCCAGTTTGTGCTGCTGATGGGGGCGCTGAAGTGACATTTGCACTCTTCCTGGGATAAGTTCACCTGACTGCGCTTCAGTGACTCCTATTGGTCATGGGCCCCATGAGGCCAGGCGGAGACCTCCCAGGCTCCAGGCTTCAGTTGACAGCAGGAACAGAGGTCACCTGTTGATTTTCAGTCTTCCTCATTGGAGGTTCAGTGGTGAAGTGATAGGTTGGGTATTTCAGAAATGTGTAGAAAAAGGGGTGGGTGAAATAACAGAATCGGCCTCTGAGGTGCAAGCTGTGCTGTAAATGGGCAGACTTCAGTGCACAATACATATGCAGTTACAGTAATGCAACACAAATTTAAAATGATGCTAAAAAAgacttttaatattaatataaacagatagAAAATATGCAGCTGGGAATGTGCCCGATTATGAAGTGCAAAGGGAAGCTTTTGGAACggtgtaaaaaaagaaaggagcAATTGAATTATTAAAAATGCCTTGAAGAGggctttaaatatttgaaatccGTTTGAATTCTTGATGAATTGGCTCTTGCTCTTTCTTCTGCAGTACGCCCCTGAAAAGGTTCAAAAGATCCTGATCGCGAACAAAGCAGATGAGGAACAGAAAAGGCAGGTGGCCACTGAGCAGGGCATCAAGGTGAGGAGTTCTTCTGAGCTACAGACAGCTTTCTATCTGCACTAGGAAAAGATCACAGTTTTGGATAAGCCCCCATTCTTAATTCCTTCACTGACTTCCAGGATTCCCCATAGCGAAAACCAACAAGCTTCCATTTAGCCTACAGTTCAATGTTTAACACCAGCTGCCTCATCAGGGCACCTCCTCCAAGAGGCCAAGGGTCAAACCAAAATTCTTTAGACTCATAAAGCAGTTGACGAGATTACATGTGGATTTGAAATGGATTGCAAAAGGATAAGTTTGTcatttaaagtgcattaaagtgccagaaaaatgactgtgcaaattaATGCGTTTTTAATACAACATGATTTCTCAGATTGGCATACCGTAGACAAAAATACTATATTCCATATTGATTCTAAAAGGAATCAGGATATTACAAAGGACTATAGTAGGCTGAATGACTGTATTGCAAAGGTAAACAAATAGGCTTCAAACATCAGACAGAGGTGTACAAACCACGACACAACAAACAGCTGGACCTACCTCCACCCCATATACTGGTAGGGAGCTCAGAATAACTCATTTTATTCATGTAACTTGATGGAGGAAGACCACTGGATCCAGAGTTTCAGTGCTAATAGAACAGCTCTACTATGATCAGCAAACAATCTGTAAACTTTATACAGGTTTAATATAGGAAcagcatagcaatgtgtaataaagtgtAGTGTAAAGTACTGTTAAGCTATACAAACATGgcaagctatggtaaatgcatagcatgtcCATGGAAAAACCACCGAAATTCAGTGTGTGGACATTGCTTAGCAGGAGGAATAGGCCTGTTTGCACATGAGCAACAATTATAAAACCACAATGCAGTTCTGTAATACAGTGCACATATTTGTAGTTGTGTAACTGTATACCCAGCAGTATGTGTCTGCAGAGATGTGATGTGAAGCTCTCACAGCCCCTAGGTACCTCACTGCCTCCTGGGCAGACTCTAACCAGCACCATCTTCCCTCACAAAAACTAAATTCACTAAAAGCACCAGCATATTTAGCAAAATGAAGATCTAAATGATCAGCTAGCGGGATTAAAGAGAAGCagaaacacagttttaaaaaaaaagcattaaaggagtgtttttttgttcagATGGGTGCCTAAGACACCATTGTATCTATTACATCCTAATTAGCAAAAGCATCACTTTTATCCTCAGAGACATGCTTGAGACTTTGATCAAGAACTACACAGGGGTAGTAGAGCTGCTTCTCAAGGTCACAGACGTGGTATTTAGCAAATGGATTTCATGTAAAGGGTACTCTGATGTAGGTCCATGCGTTTCTAGATTAAAGGAGCACTAATTaagcaaggttttaaaatccatcttCATGCTTTTTGTgagcactagcaatattatctCTGGCCcccttttcttttgttctttgcttttatttaataCTTTGGAAATTGCTGATGTCTCAGAAACAATGCTGTAGTTAAAGTGTCTGCAACGTTTTGGTACTTATCTAATCACGTCATGTTTTCGTTGTTTAAACTCACTTCAGTGTTCTAGctgaccatgtgacctacagcaacggCACCAGGatgtagcatgttttttttttttttcctgtggtgTTGCGTTTGAAATATTTGCAGATCCTGAATTGATGAAAAAACAAGCCAAGAACCAAAAGATTGTGAGCACAATAAAAGGGGAACCAGCAATATTGTTAATACATCTACCGGTAATAcatcttaaagtaattgtagctaaagaAATGTTACCTGTTTTGCTCTTTCATTAGCTAAACAGGTCTTAACATGTGCAGGTTGGAAAGAAACCCAGGTTATGGCACTGATGTACTACTTGAGGgtaaaggaagttctcagtttccatgccttattgTCTAGTTATTTgtttgcacttcctaggtcatttcacctcagcagtgtcttaagtcaaagcatgttactggctgaaagcatgtcagtcaaaacGACAAGCAGCTGACTGATTACTGACAGGACAAAAGCCAGTAAAGGGGTGTGGACaattgacccaggaagtacaagacagtcaaaaagcaaggcttgcaaccggatatttctttaacctagtgtacgaccagatattacattttaaaatgaaacgaCATTtgctaaaacaacattttttttttttaattttaaagggCAGCACACCTAGTTGCTTCAGATTTAAATGTCTtagttttcaaatatttttccATCCAGCACTAAAAGTGTATTGCATGACATGTTTTAAAGGAGTTATGTCCAGGCTTTCAAATCAATTATTTCACCTCCTTTTGGCATTTATTTCAGGCATCATTTACAGTCATTTATACATTCTGTTTCAGGGAGGCATccaaacatggtcatttttgccaccaaatgcatttcaaacagtGCTTGTTTGAATATTATTTCCCCAACGCTATTAGGGCGTTTCTGATCTTTCAGGATTACTGGAGTGTTCAAGGGTGGAATTTAGCTAGGTGTGGAATTACCAGTAAATCGGAGTCGTGCTTCTTTTCTGTTAAACTCTGCTGTTTATTATTTGCAATCAATGGGCAGGGTGGCTAGTTTACGAAAGATGCTGGTTTCAGAAATCCTCTTGAGAAAATTAGCGACCGATCGATTTTAGGAAGCGACTGCTCAGTTATCTTGCTCTAAGGTATAGATTGAGCTGGAAGGAAGAAATAACACTGTTGAGATGATAAttgatgatttattttttgtgtatcctgTTCTGTGTGGTGATTGTCTGCTGCTGTTTCTGCTAAAATCATTATTTGCTATGCTAACTATTACAGCaaacatgtcatttttttaacagCTTGGTCTGCTGAGTTTCTGAAATCAGGTGGTTTGGGAAACCACAAGGGATCTGCATGAATTctaaaactgtaatttttttaaatgatatttttcATTTACTAACTCAAGGTTTCAGATGGGACAGAAATGACAGGGGCACAACCCTGGTGGTGACATGGTCCAGGTAGCTGACTAGCTGGCATGTCTGTCTACATCTTAACCTGTGTATAAATGTCATCCTGTGTACAGAACATGACTGATTTATAATACGTTAATGCAATCTGTGTAGCTTCTCTTATAAGAGACGTCATTTCACACAGGTTGAGCATCATAAGAGGACATTCCTTATTCAATAAACCACATTCACTTCTAAACACTAACATTACTCTATAAGGAAAATGTAACAGGCAGGCAACATGAGAAAGCAGGTGTCGGTATTATAAATGTCTTTCAATATGTTGTTTAGTAAGAGGTACTAACTCAGCACTTCCACACTCCAGAGGCAGCTCTCTGTTAAAATAAGTACCCAGTGAAGACAGCCACCACATATATTATCAACAGTTCAGTCTTTAGATATATGGTGCTGAGTTTATTACCGGGTTTACATCACAGAGATTCATCTGTAAACCTGTTACTTTCAGTAACACCTTTAACAAcattgaaataacatttttttaagcatttcatttcatgtatgcagtAGATAGCTACAGCACAGGTAGCTGGAACTCCTTGGGTGGGATTGAGTTGTACAGTGTTTTAACTTGGCACACAGTGTGGTAAAGTGTGGAGATGCAACAGTTATTAGATTAATTGATTATTGATTGTCTTTTTTTTGGAAGCttacatgtatattttattacattGAACGCTTGTATTTGAAGGCTTTCATGTAGAGTacatctttttgtttctttttaaatataaagtgtTCTCAGTGTGTATATTACATTACTGTGTATTAAtctgcacatgcatgttttcagttgtatttgaaggcttttgtCTGCACACATTCTTTTGAATAATAAACTGTTCTTAATGCAATGATTTTTGTGGATTAATACCTGCCCACTATTCGATGAGGGAATTGGTTACTGATTGCACCCTAGTAAAGAGTTTTGTTTGTTAAGTAAGTGCCTGTAGAGCTTGCTACCAGGTAGCATCAGATTATTCTAAATCAATAAATCCATTCTATACAATGGTAATGTCGTGACTTAACAATGATCACCAGCTGTCTTTGCTTCATGTCTGTTACAGCTGGCAAAGGAATATGGAATGGACTTCTTTGAGACAAGTGCCTGTACCAATTACAATATTAAGGAGGTAGGAAAAGCAtgttgtgtttcatttttttattgcctTGATGAGTAAAACAGTAGTTATCTTACCAAGACAATTGTCTGCTATTTAGACGCTAACTTGAGGGGTGGTTAAGGGCATGAAGAAACAGACTTCCAGGCAGATAAACGTCCATCAGAGCtccgagagagagaaagagggggagagagggagagggagagagaaaaaaacaacactttttaatCCTGACCGGAACatcccctgcctgccattcagtcctgagcctctctcaagcagacacATAGAGGATACGCCATGAACCCTCACAGCtctgagggagggagagggagaaaaaaaacacactttaatcctgacctgaacaccccttcCCTACCGTTCTGTGATAGAAATCCAGGCCTCCATTAGGTGGAAGGTGTGGAAAGCTAGTAAATTAACCTGTGCTGCAGCCTAGCCCCCTCTTCAGTTGAAAAAACAAACTGACATATTTAAAACTTTTCAAGTTTTGCAGCTTTCTTAAGCCCTCTCACATCAGACGTGTGTTGTCACACCCAGATGTGACAATAATTATCTCCTCGcccagcaaaataaacaaataagtcttCATAAAGGAGCATACAAAACAGCACTTTCCAGCATCAGACTCTCCCCAAAACGAACCAACTGTGTGAGGGAGTCACATTCAAATAGGCCCTGACTTTGTTTACATTATATTTATGGCcataaataaacacaatcaaAATTGCTAAACTTCTCTTTTGTGTTTCCCACAGTCATTCACTCGACTGACAGAACTAGTTCTACAGGCGCACAAGAAGGAGCTGGATGTGTTACGAGTGTCCATCAATGATGAACTGAGCATAGCAGACTTGGAGGGCGAGGAGGGCAAAGGGGATGGAAGTGGCAACTCTCAGAAAGCCTGCTGGTGTTAGGAAACAGACTGGGAGCACTGGGGTACCTCTGCCACTGCAGCTGCTTTCCAGCTCAATCTCACACATGCTAAAATCAAACATCTGATTAGCAATggtttctgtggtttttgttgtttttttttgtccagagaattaggtgcttttttttttttctttaattgtttGCTCATGCGCTGTCTGTTTTCTTATAGTTATTTTGGTGTCATTTAGTTTCAAACCAGTGAACTACACAATAGCCCAGATACGACTACTACTGCCATTTTAACCAGTGTTTGTGTTGAAATGTATATACCCATTGttcataaaacagaaaaacagcaatcCCTCGGTAGAGCGCTCTCAGCTATAACACACTTACTTTCCATGTAAGTGTGTTCTACGTTATTATCAGTGTTTTGGGAAATGGAGACTATGATTGAAAATACATTCTTGAGTCTTGAGTATTTTCCCAAATATTGCAGTGCTTTTCATAACTGGTtgtccaaattatatatatatatatatatataatgtatgtgtgtgagaaactttttatatataaaccaTGTTAGTTGTGCTTATGGCGCTACAACTTCAATATAAGCGGTTATCTTGAAGTTTGCGTCTGTCATACTGTAGCTCAACATGCTCTCTGCAGCAAAATTAACCTCAGTCGGGCCTTGCATTGGGATCGACGCAATGCAGTACGATTGGCTGCTTAGCCGGATCTCATTTTACTTTACATTAGAGAAGGAAGCAGAAGGACCAGTACATCTTCTACACTCCTACCAAGATCATGACCAAAATCAATAGTTGTATGTCTTTCAATGTGCTCAGCAACTCCTTTTCTGCAGCATTTAGTGTCAAGGGTCCCTAATCTTACACATGTATGTACTGCAGTGTTGGTTTGATATTCATTCTGAAGTGGAAGTCCTCTAGTAGGACcaccaaatggtctcaaatgGCCTTAATAGAGAGGTGGTCCTTGAGGGGAGCTCTTCAGAGTGgcctataatgcccgaagccgcaggctggatgtaacaatagtcttcctgaggggcatttcattttccactatgagctgactCTGcagtacatatataatatatgagtcagtcaaaataataagtgACTAAATATGAATTTTTGGcatgaatatcttagtgctgtactgTGGCAAAGATGACGTGTgtagtgacgtcaggccaggaagaaaCGCAGCACTGCAAGGTGATATGGTGAATGAAAGTTCTGTTTGCGCggtttaataaatgaacaaaagaaaaaggttaaataaaagtaaaacactgtacacaaaacaaaacggcacttTGGCCGAAACAGACCGACACCAACAAACGGGATGAACACTAAACACACCACAAGTACCATGCTGATGTGGGTCAGCacggatagcaattgttattgatTGAATTATTTCCTCCTCTGTCTCTCCTGTACCTACTCACTgcacacccaaccctgagtgattGAAACATGCACTCGCCAAATAtttgtgattcgccaaatattttggtcacaaatatttatggctttacagtattttgtttaaatatagctgatacagcataagtaaataactaaataacataaataaataacagaaaatgtttttgaagttcatccCGCATAGTTATTTTCTTTCATATGTAGTATGTTTTGCAATTccttttctgttaagtcacagaatcgctgctcagccattttctcttgttgttaggagtggaggtggagggtgtTCCTTTGTAAGGGGCGGGACTGAATGATGTGAACCAATCAGATGACAaaggtggtgtaaggatgttagggcaatagtttgATCTATTTTTGCGCCTATGAgaaggttttaaccaatcacaagccagaatttccaagcattGACtcctatacatacagtatagacaATGAGTATGTAGAACTGCCAGAGGTGATTGGCTACtttatcacatgatttgaatggagcAACAGACCCCAGAACCACTCAGCATGATTTCAAACACATTAACACAGTAAGGGAAAAGTAGAGCAATTCAAATGACATTAAAAGCTAATTACTCTTTAATACTAAAATATAATGTTGGAGACGGTTTGCTACATTATTCCATTGAGTTTGTTGAGATCCATTAGACTGGCATACCCCAATTACGAGTGGACACTGCACTCATGGTTTATACTTTCTGTCCGTCTCTTACAGGTCTGTTTGCAAGTATgacaaaaagaaacagattgcatcgtcacatcccctaaaatacccttagtcacgccccctccgatagctagttcaatcacgtctcctccaatccatgactgacacatcgcttacaGTACTagggcaatgacttctggtattgtgactccgcccccttcctggatggctggcttccgactgaccctggaatgaagtGCTGAACCATCCAGTAAGAGGCACGCTGTtctacagcaccctcacaggtcgggagggagattgttgactaggattcattcgctctctgtcacaac
The Acipenser ruthenus chromosome 18, fAciRut3.2 maternal haplotype, whole genome shotgun sequence DNA segment above includes these coding regions:
- the LOC117400195 gene encoding ras-related protein Rab-15, coding for MAKQYDVLFRLLLLGDSGVGKTCLLCRFTDNEFHSSHISTIGVDFKMKTVEVDGIKVRIQIWDTAGQERYQTITKQYYRRAQGIFLVYDITSERSFQHIMKWASDVDEYAPEKVQKILIANKADEEQKRQVATEQGIKLAKEYGMDFFETSACTNYNIKESFTRLTELVLQAHKKELDVLRVSINDELSIADLEGEEGKGDGSGNSQKACWC